ATCGTCTTCTTCGACGAGATCGATTCGATCGCGACCGAACGCGGCAGCCACACCGGCGACTCGGGCGTCTCCGAGCGCGTGGTTTCACAGCTGCTCACGGAGCTCGACGGGCTGGAGGCGCTCGAGGACGTCGTCGTGATCGCGACGACCAACCGGCCGGACCTGATCGACACGGCCTTGCTGCGCCCGGGTCGCCTCGACCGCCACGTCCACGTGCCCGTCCCCGACGAGGACGCCCGGCGGGCGATCATCGAGGTCCACACCCGCGACAAGCCGCTCGCGGATGACGTCGACCTGGACTCGTTGGCCCGCCGAACAGAGGGCTACGTGGGCGCCGACCTGGAGGCGGTCGCCCGCGAGGCCGCGATGGCCGCCTCCCGGGAGTTCGTCCACAGCGTCTCCCCCGAGGAGGTCGGGGAGTCGGTCGGCAACGTCCGGATCACCGCCGACCACTTCGAGCAGGCGCTCGACGAGGTGAACCCGAGCGTCACGGCCGAAACACGGGAGCGCTACGAGGAGATCGAACAGCAGTTCCAGAAAAGCGACGTCGAGCGCGACGACGCGGAGCTGGGCCGGACGTTCCAGTAACGACTCGCGAAAAGACCGCTTTTTTAAGAGTCAGTCGTCCGACGCGCCGTCGACCTGTCGGACCCCTATTCCGTGGAAGTCGGCGTCCGGATTGTCACCCGCGGGCTGGAGCAGGTTCACGCGCTCTCTCGTTTCGACGTCCATCACGGCGACGCCGGGATTGACGCCGGTCGCGGCGTGCGGATCGCCCGAAAGCGGATTCGGCCCCCGGAGCGTGACGAACATGTACTCGTCGTCAGGTGAACTCCACATAATATCTGGGGAGTCGCCGCCGGGTGCCGGCGAGGTGTCAGGCCCGAATTCGTCGATCGTTTCGACACCCTCTTCATCATCTTCACCGGGCCCGGTGAGGGTGTCGTCAGCAGGATCGACAACGATCCCGTCGTTCGTCTCTCTGTTGAGCAGCCACAGTTCCAGATCGTCTGGCTCTGCGAACCAGAAGCCGTGTGCGTCGACTCCATCGGAGTCCCGGGCGATGTCTTCAGGATCAATATCATCCTTTGTCTCTACGGTGGAACCGTCGGTGTTGATCGGCAGATGTTCTGACGTATCGAAGACGTACCATTCGCCGACGCCTTCGGCGGCTTCAGGGTTCTCATCGGGATCGGCGTCCGGATCCGATGGCAGTCCGGCAGTAAGGTAAAACCGCTCCCGCTCCGGGTGGGCGATCGTCCCACAGTTCGTCGGGACTTCGGTGGGCGGGAACGCCGCTTCGAGTTCAAACGTCTCGATATTGAGAATCACTAGCCCGGCGTTGTGGTAACTGGGTCCAAGCGTGTGATACGAGTGGCCTTCCCCGGTGTAGTCGTGGCAGATCGGACGCAGCGCCCCATCGTCTTTCTCGAACTCTGCGTATCGGTCTTCGTCTCCGACCAGTTCCTCAACCTTCGCGGTGATGTCAATATCGTCACCGATCTC
The Halalkaliarchaeum desulfuricum DNA segment above includes these coding regions:
- a CDS encoding YncE family protein, whose translation is MHPVKRRDVVKAATGGIVLGTVPGSASGNGGGNERGQGNGPQNETGAGGAYEVWALDQGEGQNKIHVYEPHPRQDDEFVKKQTIPLNPHGIQTPHMVSFSSDDSYAAVANTGSGNVAVIDTETKRVVETIDTGAGSHFASFSPDDEYLLVDVIGEGEIVRVDANLKDEEFEIGDDIDITAKVEELVGDEDRYAEFEKDDGALRPICHDYTGEGHSYHTLGPSYHNAGLVILNIETFELEAAFPPTEVPTNCGTIAHPERERFYLTAGLPSDPDADPDENPEAAEGVGEWYVFDTSEHLPINTDGSTVETKDDIDPEDIARDSDGVDAHGFWFAEPDDLELWLLNRETNDGIVVDPADDTLTGPGEDDEEGVETIDEFGPDTSPAPGGDSPDIMWSSPDDEYMFVTLRGPNPLSGDPHAATGVNPGVAVMDVETRERVNLLQPAGDNPDADFHGIGVRQVDGASDD